The following proteins are encoded in a genomic region of Hemibagrus wyckioides isolate EC202008001 linkage group LG29, SWU_Hwy_1.0, whole genome shotgun sequence:
- the LOC131348990 gene encoding NACHT, LRR and PYD domains-containing protein 3-like isoform X16, whose translation MTSNMSVSGKQDLKKDERMMEGKRSDSPEPSCVSMKSDWSMDRPIFFRDRDSSTDVRPQKKKSNISRNQLDSIFKELEHKVITLIKNELKRFRKLLSPDYPACTEREVEDEEDLHSVREGALKITLHFLKNMKHTDLANTLQNKLPSVYQTKLKSNLRDKFKRINEGISQHGRSALLNEIYTELYITEGWSGDVNNEHEVRQIETVSRRPATQETPINCNDLFKDKSIRTVLTKGVAGIGKTVSVQNFILDWTEGKSNQDITFMFPLPFRELNLMKEKNLSLMNLLHDFFPEIRELESIDCDSYKVVLIFDGLDECRLPLNFQNERLCDVTQSASVDVLLTNLIKRNLLPSALLWITSRPGAANQIPPECVDQVTEVRGFNDPQKEEYFRKRISDQSLANKIIRHMKSSRSLYIMCHIPVFCWISATVLERMLGEAESGEIPKTLTQMFTHFLIFQIKHKDEKYHQKHDPDPQQTRESILALGKLAFQQLEKGNLIFYEEDLRECGIDVREVSVYSGVCTQIFREEFGLHLGNVFSFVHLSVQEFLAALYVFFCFKFRKTNVLVEQSTGLFNFFRNPNMSDLLRSAVDKALQSENGHLDLFLRFLLGLSLESNQTLLRELMPQTGSSSHSKQETVEYIKEKIRENPSPEKSINLFHCLNELNDHSLVQEVQTYLNRGDYRCLSGSSLSPAQWSALVFVLLTSEQELDEFNLRKYDQSEECLLRLLPVVKASRKADLCVCNLTEESCRALSSVLSSNSSSLRELNLSDNKLQDSGVKLLSAGLKNPHCTLEKLSLCRCNLTEESCRALSSVLSSNSSSLRELNLSNNKLQDSGVKLLSAGLKNPHCTLEILSLCVCNLTEESCRALSSVLSSNSSSLRELDLSNNKLQDSGVKLLSAGLKNPHCTLEILRMRNCSITDEGCAALDSALRSNSSSHLRELNLDGNNPGESGVKLLSDLLKDPHCKLETLQ comes from the exons GAGCTGGAACACAAAGTCATCACTCTGATAAAGAATGAGCTGAAGAGGTTTAGGAAGCTCCTGAGTCCAGattacccagcatgcactgagagggaggtggaggatgaggaggatctgCACAGTGTCAGAGAGGGAGCTCTGAAGATCACACTGCACTTCCTGAAGAACATGAAGCACACAGATCTCGctaacacactgcagaaca aACTCCCCTCTGTGTATCAGACAAAGCTGAAATCCAACCTGAGAGACAAGtttaaaagaattaatgaaggaatctCACAGCATGGAAGATCAGCACTTctgaatgagatctacacagagctctacatcacagagggtTGGAGTGGAGAcgtcaataatgaacatgaggtgagacagattgagacagtgtccaggaGACCAGCAACACAGGAGACACCCATCAACTGTAATGACCTCTTTAAGGACAAGTCCATCAGAACTGTGCTGACTAAAGGAGTTGCTGGaattggaaaaacagtctctgtgcagaatTTCATTCTGGACTGGACTGAAGGAAAATCAAATCAGGACATCACCTTCATGTTTCCACTTCCCTTTAGAGAGCTGAATctgatgaaggagaaaaatctCAGTCTGATGAATCTTCTTCATGACTTTTTCCCAGAAATAAGAGAACTAGAATCAATAGACTGTGACTCCTACAAAGTGGTGTTGATCTTTGATGGTCTGGATGAGTGTCGACTTCCTCTAAATTTCCAgaatgagagattgtgtgatgtGACACAGTCAGCCTCAGTGGATGTTCTGCTGACGAACCTCATCAAGaggaatctgcttccctctgctctcctctggaTAACCTCTCGACCaggagcagccaatcagatcccTCCTGAGTGTGTAGACCAGGTAACAGAGGTACGAGGGTTTAATGATCCTCAGAAAgaggagtacttcaggaagaggatcagtgatcagagcctggccaataaaatcatcagacacatgaagtcttcaagaagcctctacatcatgtgccacatcccagtcttctgctggatctcagccactgttctagagagaatgttgggtgaagcagagagtggagagatccccaagactctgactcaaatgttcacacacttcctgatctttcagatcaaacacaaggaTGAAAAGTACCATCAGAAACATGACCCTGATCCTCAGCAGACCAGAGAGAGTATCCTGGCACTGGGAAAACTGGCTTTCCAGCAGCTGGAGAAAGgaaacctgatcttctatgaggaagacctgagagagtgtggcattgatgtcagagaagtgtcagtgtactcaggagtgtgtacccagatcttcagagaggagtttgggctTCACCTGGGGAACGTGTTCAGCTTTGTACATCTGAGTGTTCAGGAGTTTCTGGCTGCTTTATacgtgtttttctgctttaaatTTAGAAAGACAAATGTGCTTGTGGAGCAAAGCACTGGACTTTTTAatttcttcagaaatccaaACATGTCTGATCTCCTCAGGAGTGCAGTGGACAAGGCCTTACAGAGTGAGAATGGACACCTGGACCTGTTCCTCCGCTTCcttctgggtctctcactggagtccaatcaGACTCTCTTACGAGAGTTAAtgccacagacaggaagtagttctcacagcaaacaggaaacagtgGAGTACATCAAGGAGAAGATCAGGGAGAATCCATCtccagagaaatccatcaatctgttccactgtctgaatgaactgaatgatcATTCTCTAGTGCAGGAAGTACAGACTTACCTGAACAGAGGAGATTACAGGTGTCTCAGTGGATCCAGTCTCTCTCCTGCTCAGTGGtcagctctggtgtttgtgttactgacctcAGAACAGGAGCTGGATGAGTTTAATTTGAGGAAATATGATCAATCAGAGGAATGTCTTCTGAGACTGCTGCCAGTGGTCAAAGCCTCCAGAAAAGCTGA tctgtgtgtgtgtaatctgacagaggaaagctgtagagctctgtcctcagttctcagctcaaactcctccagtctgagagaactgaacctgagtgacaataaactgcaggattcaggagtgaagctgctctctgctggactgaagaatccacactgtacactggagaaactgag tctgtgtcggtgtaatctgacagaggaaagctgtagagctctgtcctcagttctcagctcaaactcctccagtctgagagaactgaacctgagtaacaataaactgcaggattcaggagtgaagctgctctctgctggactgaagaatccacactgtacactggagatactgag tctgtgtgtgtgtaatctgacagaggaaagctgtagagctctgtcctcagttctcagctcaaactcctccagtctgagagaactggacctgagtaacaataaactgcaggattcaggagtgaagctgctctctgctggactgaagaatccacactgtacactggagatactgag GATGAGGAACTGCAGTATTACAGATGAAGGTTGTGCTGCTCTGGATTCAGCTCTGAGGTcaaactcctcatcacacctgagagaactgaatcTGGACGGTAATAATCCAGGagaatcaggagtgaagctgctctctgatctactgaaggatccacactgtaaactggagacactacagtga